The genome window AACCGCTGATGAGCTCTCCTGGCCTTGACGCTCTGCAGAGCTATCTGCAGGGAAAGCCAGTCACCATAGACCAAGCGGTGGCTATTGCTTTAGGTACGAATCGGGAGCTGGCTCAAGCAGTGGCCGCACTCCTGACTGCTGAAGGACGCACGGAGGAGGCACGCACGGCCTTCAATCCAACGGTGGGAGTAAGCGCACAGATAACAGAGTTTAATCGTGGCAATAAGGCGAGCTTCGGCGGATTGACTCTGCCTCTGCTCTACACCTTCAACCCAGTTGTGGTTGCACAGGCGACGCTGCCGCTCGACGTTTTTGGCACGCTGAAGGCGGCCAAAACCCAGGCGCAGTTTCAAGAGGTGGCAGCTCGGTTAGAGGTGAATCGCATCCGCAACCAGATCGTGTTTCAGGTGAGGAACGCCTTCTATCAGGTGCTGCAGGCGAGGGCGCAGCTGGCCGTTGCCGCCGATACGTTGCATACAACTCTCCTGCGGCTAGATACAGCCCAAAAAAGCTACGCTGCCGGCGTCTCACCGCGCTTCGATGTGATTCAATCACAAACCGATGTCGCCGCCGCGCAGGATGCCTATCTTCGTGCCCAACAGCAGTTGAGCTTGAGCCTCACCAATCTAAAAAACGTGATGGGACTTTCCATTTCAGCCCCACTAGAAATAACCGATGCCGGAGCTGTAACCACTCCTCCTGGGGTGCCACTCTATACTGCAGCACCTCAGAACGCCCCTACGACAGCTCCATCAGGTGAGACAAATGCCGGTGGTGGGCAGACGACACTTTCGCCTGATGAGCAGATGCGCAGAATTATGCCAGGGGCGGCAACTTTGGCGGAAGAGGGTATTGGCGGAGGTAAGCCGTTGACTGTTTCCGACCCTCTCAACCTCGGGCCGGAGTACCAAAAGCTCGTTCAAGAAGCTCTGCACCAACGACCGGAGATATTAGAGGCTGAGGCGCAGATTGATGCGGCAAAAGCCGGGTTGACCCTTGCGAACGCCAGCGAACTGCCTACCTTTGGCCTAGGTTTTAGCTATACGCTCAATCCCAACGCCGCTGGCTTTACCTTGTTTAACCAGGCTGCGGTCACGCTCAATGTGAATATTCCCATTTGGGATGGCGGTTTAGCGCGCGCTCGCAGAGAGGCAGCCCATGGCCAGTTAGCACAGGCTCAGGTAGCCTATCGCAATGCGGTAGACTTGGTAAGCGCCGATGTGCGACAAGCCTATATTAACCTTATCCAGGCTCAAGAGCGTGTGGCGGTTG of Chthonomonas calidirosea T49 contains these proteins:
- a CDS encoding TolC family protein encodes the protein MNAIQWGGKLGGRRRGLLVSVVTGLLALPLTAYAQTSQGQAPVKPLPVPTGVVPLPQQAPPTTPLGPVPKPALPLPKPSQPLMSSPGLDALQSYLQGKPVTIDQAVAIALGTNRELAQAVAALLTAEGRTEEARTAFNPTVGVSAQITEFNRGNKASFGGLTLPLLYTFNPVVVAQATLPLDVFGTLKAAKTQAQFQEVAARLEVNRIRNQIVFQVRNAFYQVLQARAQLAVAADTLHTTLLRLDTAQKSYAAGVSPRFDVIQSQTDVAAAQDAYLRAQQQLSLSLTNLKNVMGLSISAPLEITDAGAVTTPPGVPLYTAAPQNAPTTAPSGETNAGGGQTTLSPDEQMRRIMPGAATLAEEGIGGGKPLTVSDPLNLGPEYQKLVQEALHQRPEILEAEAQIDAAKAGLTLANASELPTFGLGFSYTLNPNAAGFTLFNQAAVTLNVNIPIWDGGLARARREAAHGQLAQAQVAYRNAVDLVSADVRQAYINLIQAQERVAVANVTLAQAQEAYRLAQVRYNAGVSQQQGVSPILELSTTQTSLTQAESDQVAALYAYNIARAQLDAALGRAAFVGQEPGYASAPSTKEVPPAK